The window ACCACCCATAAGaacgtctcatctcctgcttatgactatcatttggaggagatggacctttcataccacgttgacgttgcggggacctcgcaAGCTGGGTCATCgcagccatcacagtaccagtccccttcACTGCCAGAGCGACTCCCAAACACCTCTTACTACCGTAGGAGGTGTacggagaccaactcagttggatagggtagataaGGGTCGTGAGCGTTAGCGTTtcgcttttgtgtatttggatcgactatgtgtatatatatatatatatatatatatatatatatatatatatatatatatatatatatatatatatatatatatatatatatgtatatatatatatatatatatgtatatatatatatatatgtatatatatatatatatgtacatatatatatatacatatatatatatacatatatatatatatacatatatatatatatacatatatatatatatatatatatatatatatatatatatatatatatatatatatatatatatatatacatatatatatatatatatatatatatatatacatatatatatatatatacatatatatatatatatatatatatacatatatatatatatatacatatatatatatatatacatatatacatatatacatatatacatatatatatatatacatatatatatatatatatatatatatatacacatatatatatatatatacatatatacatacatatatatacatatatatatatatgtatatatatatatatatatacatatatatatatatatatatatatatatatatatatgtatatacatatatacatatatatatatatatatatatatatatatatatatatgtatatatatatatgtatatatgtatatatatatatatatatatatatatgtatatatacatatatatatatatacatatatatatatatacatatatatatatatatatacatatatatatatatatacatatatatatatatatatatatatatatatatatatatatataatatgtttgtttagttgtatatttcaaacatttgtatatatttagttgtatatatgtttatttactttGTTATAGCCTCCAAGTTTTGACTTACAAATGTTCGGAGTTTTGGCTATGAATCATCCCGCCTGAAatatacattgacttgtaattacttattctaatgtctctaatgcaaatacaacaaatagcaactcaataattaggaaaaaaaattaagtaaaggGGTTGTTCggtcaaaacaggtcaaatagttgttcgcagttagtctgcgaacaactattttgtcttttttgacctgttcgcagttactaattgcgaacaactCCAAACCTCAGATTTGAGACTTTCACACCTAATTTTggaattaatttaaaagttatcttatttggtttatttttttgaaaatttatcttaTACATAGCGTTGCTTGTGCTATGGGTCGTATCGTGCCATCTTCCTCAAATGTTATCTGTGGCCCACACAAAACCCACATCTCCTGTTTTGGTGCTGGGCCAAGCTTCAAATCAAGCCATGTTCTACCTAAGTTGTGTTGTGGTTGGCAGCCCACACGTCACCAACCTAAttccatatatattttttttagcaaGTCTTGTACTAGACTGTCTTGCAATGATCAATTTATAAtctttaagtgatcacttaaaattttaaagtgtttacttataatttcaaagtaaacaatataactttaaagtgatcacttataatattaaagtaattactttatAATCTCAAAGTAATTACAACCTTAAGGATTGCctataatcttaaagtaatcaatagGAGTATAACTTAAAAGTGATTAGTAATAAGTTATAACCTTAATtaaattgatgaattaaaatttagactgattatttacattataaaataatatttataaccttaaagtaatcaTTAATATACTAATTAGATTTTGAAATTTCTGGATTTTCAATAATCTTCTCATGCATGTtgattaaattgatcaattactAAATAAGCATTATCATTAATTACATTAACAATcaaaattagattttaaaaatcaaactaaattaaaaaatactcttcaaatcaaattaattatttttttacaataaagtatataatatataaataactcAACTAATATTAGTTCCTTTGTAATGCTTCCCACGACCGGAAAGAACAGGACATGCgataaaacaattaataaagGACATAAGACTTGCGTCTAATTCATTTGTTATGGGACTTTTTCTAAATAGGCTAAATGACGTGGTCCTTCATgttagggaaatttgcaaagaaatacCTTTTAAAATCCCCTTTTTGTAAAGctaacaccttttataatttttttcgtAAAGAAataccttttaagagactttttaaaaaaaacaccttaaatcagtttccggtgacttttgtcaactttccggcgttgactatgccatttgtcaactttccggcgttgacttttgagctcaaatggcatagtcaacgccggaaagttgacaaaagtcaccggaaactgatttaaggtgtttttttaaaaaaaaagtctcttaaaaggtgtttttttacaaaaaaaaaatataacaggtgtttctttacaaaaaagggattttaaaaggtgtttctttgcaaatttccatTCATgttataataaagaaaaagagatTACAAATAGTAGGTGGTGTACAAGCCAGTGAGCCACACGTAACTATGCATAATGCATGTAATTTATCCGTTTTAAATTAGTTGTAATATTAGAAGAATGCTACTACTTATTCATTACCTTTAATTtgagattaatttttaattaataggtTGAAAAATAGTCTAGTGAGATcatgtttgattcgtcttattacaaaaattattaatatcaaatttttataattttttgttataaataattaaagatattaataatcaaattagtGTATTGAAGTAcgtaaaaaaacaaacattacAAGTAAATTGAATAGAAGGAGGAAAGAAGTATAAATTTTCTCTAATGGTAAAAAGATAATTTTCCGAAAAAGTACCTAATGATTTCTATTGTCAGGATATTGTTCTTGTAAGATTGATGTTTGGGGTAATGATGTTGCTAAGAGTATAACTAAAATTAGATGATTACGATATTTAATTGTattaaggaatcaactcaatgaatcaactcaattaaaaagtTAAGATAATAGTTAACTTTCAAGatatattttatactataaCAAATCTTCttgcatgaaaatttattgagttagaagtgtggatgcagtaCAGACCCTCCTCATATCTGAATATTCCAATTTAAATGAGAATGGTTGATATTCGAACCCGTAACGTTTTATCACACTGGCTTTTTATACCATATCAAAGAACCAAGTCAACCAAAAGATGAggccatgatatgttatatactcaaaCACTTATCTTAGAACcgcaaccatcagcttaagcttttagttgaggccttagaatatgttatatatactaACAAATCAGAAATTAGTAGGTCACAACCTGAAAAATTCTAAATGTAACTCAAAAATGTTCATCTCGAAAGATAAAATTAATTGCGTCAAACTCAACCGAAATTCAATTTCGACCACTTTAATTCATTTTCAGTTTCATATTAGCATCCTCAATTTCACACCgctgttatattttttttttcaaatatgtaagttttgatttaattattcgTTATTGTAGCCACCTATATGTTGattagtttaaatataaaaatattttctttaaaaacaaaaaaaattatactcatGTGTTTTGACCATATATTTTTTgagtaatatattaaaaaattaaagtccTTTAACCATTTGAAAAGAGTGGGAGTGAGGAATCAtcatttttaatgattttttctcCTAACCTCACTAAATGGCAATTAGCAAATGCAAACTGATTTCATGTGTTTTGCAATTCTTTCAAGATTTATTTCCCGATTCTTCAATTAGATACCACCTACCATTATTACTTATTACCACCCAAACGAAACATGTTAAGAGTTAAGACTCAAGACCATACATTAATATCTCAAGTGTGAAAAAGGAATTATCTTCATCGATATAGCGATTCAAATCTCTAAttgtgtaattaattaattaatgtttaAAATTGTCTTTTTAGTCTTTTATTTTAACCCTTTGTATCACAATCTTTTTTAcgtttaacttttaatttttaattatttttagtaaaattCGAGTAATATATCTATAAACACACTTtatgaaaattattaaaattttatgtgTAAGTCTAAAATGGATCAAACTTAATCAatacaatttatattttacatccttctttaatattttattcacAAGTTTACACTTTTTATTCtccatatatatttaattacacTCTTTAATTCAGACCCGTTAAATTTAAGATTTATATGGATTATACTTTAGTACTAATGCCATTGGCGCACAAGAGTACTACTCGTTTTCTCACAATCCACGTGAAAACAAATTACTTTTGAAATAGAGATTATAAACGTATTGGTTAATGAGTAATTATCACACTCCTACTATGTGTATGTTCTACTTAAAAGGAACCAAAATATTCCGTGTTCGTATGCCATGTTCCATTTAATGATCAAAAACGACATCAGTCGGGCTTATCTAACCGTACAGTTCGAAAGATTTTTGCATAAAATTAAGATCCAAGATTAAGGAGAATGAAAAGCATAAGGAATtaacaattagaattatttatttaatcattTAGGTCATCAGGTTAATTTCAAGTTTGTATCGatttatacataattttaaaaaaattataaaataagttaaaGTCGGGTTCGATTATATGAGTTGATAAATTTATCAAATCGTCTAATCTCTTTAAAACATCTTTAATATCAATTAATATTTCTCGCAATTCAAAgataaaaatttgtgttaattaaagtaaattttactttctatatatgtaaataacaaTTTTCTTTACTTGATCtatctattattattatccacGTGAGAATGAATTACTTTTGTTCACacaaataaaatcatcattcATCACATAAAAAGTAGACGAGGAGTACATAAAAACAAGCACAACGTCCTCTTCTGGTAGGACTAATCACTAagttaattaatacttatttctACTAGTAATTCTTCGACACTACTAATAATTAACTAGTCTTTCTTCCTGCTCTTCCTTATTTCCTCTTTctaaaaaatcacaaaatccTACTTCTTCCCCAACAATGAACCACTTCCAAACCCATTAAacaaaccaaaagaaaaattaaaaaaattttagaatgAAATTCACCATTTTCCATTCATTTaccattttaattattattatttatgtaatcATTTTTCCAATCTTTTTCCTCTGTTTTTCCCCTGTTTTTGCAGCATTTTCTGATACTCTATCTTCTTCACAATCTCTCACCATTAACCAAACAATAATCTCTGCAAGTGGGAAATTCGAATTGGGTTTTTTCTCCAAAGGGAATCCCAGAAAATATTATTTAGGACTTTGGTATAAAGATATTCCTGCAGAAAGAATATATGTCTGGGTTGCTAATAGAAATTCACCTTCATGGAGTGATTCCTGTATCTTCAAGCTTGGTAACCAATCAAATCTCGTGATTCTTGAAAATGGGTCCCACATTAGATGGATTTCTGATAAATCCCCGGGTCGAAATCCGGTTATACAGCTGTTGGATTCAGGGAATTTGGTTATCCGAGAAGAAGATGATCAAAACCCAGATAATTACCTTTGGCAGAGTTTTAACCACCCTACTGATACCCTCATTCCGGGTCAAAAACTCGGGTGGAATCTCAAAACGGGTCTGAACCGGGTCTTAACCTCATGGATTAGTCCGGATGATCCGGGGTCGGGTAATTATACTTTTAACATGGATTATAATGGAGACCCGGAGGTATATATGAGAAACGGAGATCAAATTATTTATCGGAGCGGGCCATGGGTCGGGCAACGGTTTAGTGGAGTACCCGAAATGGGAACGGGTAATAATGGGTTTCGGTTTATTTTTAACCGCAGTAAAGAAGAAGTTTACTATACATTTGAATTACCCATAAATGATCAAAAGGTAAAATCAAGATTAATGGTAAGTTTTGATGGGTATCTTCAAAGATGGACATGGGTCCCATCATCAAGTAAATGGATATTGTTTTGGTATGCAAGAGCAGATGATTGTGATTCTTATAGGGTATGTGGGTCCTACTCAATTTGTAACATTAGTTCATTTTTTGATTGTCAATGTCCACAAGGGTTTAAACCAAAGGATTCAATTGCATGGAATTTGAGAGATGGTTCAAGGGGTTGTGTTAGGAAGACAAAATTGGATTGTGGGAGTGATGGGTTTTTGAAATTGGTTAATATGAAATTGCCTGAAAGTAATACTGCATTTGTTGATGATGATTTGGATCTTGATCAATGTAGGGATTTGTGTAAGAAGAATTGTAGTTGTACTGCTTTTGCTAATTTGGAAGTTGTTCAAGGGGTTGGTAATGGGTGTGTGATTTGGGCCGATAATTTGAATGATATGCGAGATTATGTTCAAGGTGGACAAGATTTGTATCTTCGATTGGCTGAGTCTGATTTAGGTATGTGCtttacttttcattttttttgtttgtttgatgataattttatttgttttatttttcatttgtcataTTCATTTTGTTaccattttaaataaaaaaaatctatataaTGAGGAAAATATTGTATGGATTCAATGGACaacaattaaaatattgttagagtatataaaatatcttGGGTTTTAActataagcttaagcttttggttgagttgatctCTTGACATAATATCAGAAGCCAACATGACAAGAGATTATAGGTAGAGtttgtgctgcatccacacttttaacCCAAAAGACTCTCGTGTGATGGATGTGTTAGAGtgtataacatattatggggcTTGGGACTTCAACTATcatcttaaacttttgattgagttggtttatcgacaattattttattgattaatggTAGAGGATAGTAGAATACAACATCACGATGAtcgtgatgatgatgatgctaaAATATAATATCAATTGTAAGACATCAACAatggatttatttttttaatgagtaATTTGTTTACTTTATAAATAGTGTAGAGCGTTGATGAAGAACTAGAAATTTAGGATGGCTTTATGCTCTTTCTAATTTAAGATTAAGGCATGATAGAGGAATAGTTATTAGAGTTCTAGAAGACGACAGAGATTAGAATATTATGAAGTTCACATCTCTTTCTTTTAAGGTTTAAAATTAGGGCccatttttgtttctttttttttaaaattcatattaatgaataaaaaaactattcaTATGTTTTGAGAAAATGATATTTTGAAGACTGATAATTAAAAgtgaaaactaattttttttattttgatttttaatttaaaagatttaaaattgaaaaaaaagcaataacaaacatagtaatttaaaacaaaacccATGATTAGactaaaaattgaaaacaatataatgaCTTCATTGAAAAATATAGACGAAAAGGCTTCATGTTTCTACTTTTATCTATACTTCTATTATTCATACTGTTTTTGAGTTCATCACATGAAAAAGGACAACAAAATGAATTCCAAGAAGAATGAATTAAGGGGTGTTTTGACACATTGGATTTCAAGAAGGAAAATGAGACTCTGgtctaaaaaaattttaagtttttatttatttaaagggaatgacattaaaattaaaaaagtctTTAAGAAAAATGTCGTGGGGAAATGGTGATATTTGAGTTGAGACTTTCATAGTTTCattcttatatttttcattCAAGTCTCTAACATAATAAACAAGGAATAAGACATTTTTATCTCAAAGGtctcatattaaaatttcataaattttattttcttgtgcCAAAACACCTCTTGAGTAAACCCTACTAGTTaggataaattaatttgatttgaaaataattaaaataaaactgaatatttagattagatgaagtattattataatgaaaaaattataaagtaatAATGATGGTATTGAAATTATGCTCTAAAAGGGGTTATCCATGGAAAAATCAtttcataaataatttatattaaaatacttcctccatttttttaagtttgttcaatttgagtttttcacacttattaagaaaaacaaaatcttttattttagtgggtattattttaattagatagtggtgtaaagtaataattgtattggaagtataagagagaaaattaaaataaaacaaaatttaaagaacaaaaaaaatgagTGAGAGAGTGAATATACTAGAGAAATAAGGGAGTGAGAGAGAGAAATGAGGGTATATTAGGGaaaaaagattttcaaaaatgaaaagtattctaaagtagacaaacttttaaaactaTCCGTTATAATAAGGtggacaaacttaaaagaacAGAGACACAAAAATACTCCAATGCATTATCTACTAGAAGATTATTAAAGAAAGTGCAAAAGTAGTTACTATTGTTTTCTTTATCATAATTTGTTAAAAGTAGTCTtgtaagtaattaattatctatagtactccctcatattcatcttaagtgttctatttactttatacactctatccaatgcacttattcaatctttaatatatcgagttatatataattaaaaattataaaaagttgatatcaataatctttacatcaaaacgaatcaaataagatcccacatgactatgttttaacttatagaataataataaaatgcaatttaagagtgataaatgaatagtgtctcaaaagtaaatgggacacctaaggtgaataggagggggTAAGATATTTCAATAATTAAGACAGGGTTCATACAAACAGCTCAATTaatgtctttttttaaaaaaaacataattaagtaaatgaaaaaaaattttaaattatttttttaaaacttaatattgGGTCAATTCATATTAAATCGTCTCATGAGGAGACGGTCTTAAAAAAGAGTTTTTGTCTAATTTCTTATCTTGATTTTTAATAGTAGAAAATTAAGTAAATagagtataattttataatattttgtaaatcaatcaaatcaattttatatagaaaaatcTTTTATTATATACTAGCAAATATTCGAAAAGATCTTTTATCGTAGACTTTTTTTTGTAGATAGTCTAACTCACCTTTTATGGAAAATAGAGTTTTATGTTAAACATTTAAAAGCAATGTTCTTTAAATTGTATGCcattgattaaaattttaaaacaattttaaataatcTTAACATGATATTAACATAAAATAGACATATACAAAGTTTTAAAATTAATCCAGATagtttatatttaataattaattaatatttaaatataaattattttataagacgattttacttaaaaaaaaatctttgagAGGCAAACTTATATTTAAATGAATACCCTCCTTAATTTAAAGTTTTCAGGACCTTGATCAATGGCACAAATTACATCATTATTGATGTTAGATTAGAGTCATGGGGCCCTTTTTGGACCAATTTCGTAGGGGGGCCCATCTTGAAATGATTATAATTTGGTCACCAATTTTCAAATTTGTAATTAATATGTTGTCAAGTGTAATGTGTTGAAGCACACCTATCTCATGTCTTTTCTGACTTCTCTAGGTTTGGTTCGGCCAACCATAGTAGGAGAGTTTGCGTCTTTTCCTTTGgaattttgttttaaagttaTCCAACTAGGAGTTTCAACATTACTTTAGGGAATATTAGGTTATCTTTTAAGTACAATTCAAATATGcgacataaataaaaattcttaaatgaatAAATCTTACTACTAAATAAATTAGGATAATATAACTAATTATCAAtgatattttatctttaaatttttattactcTATCCTAAATTCAGTTCAATTCAGTTAAGAATGatatttttcgttaaatttgatttagtaattaaattaatcaaGGCAATGTAATATTGtctgaataaataaaatagatttATTGTGaaaatatattagtataaaaGTAGATTTCAATGAAAATGAccaaaatacatatatataaattttcaaaatagttTGAGTGGATAGTTTGAATTACTCATTCATATGCAAGTTGGGTCAGTTTTTTAAAACGTTTGAGGAATTAACTTTGTGATTATACTTATTGATGAAAGAAGAAAGTTTATGTCTAGATCTGTTTTGCTATCCTAGGGTCACTATATTCTTTAATTTAACTAGGGTTTAGCTTCTAGTTTTGTAGCCTCCCATTACAACATAGGAATAAGAATTCaacaaatgaaatttaaattaaccTAGAAAATATAGATATCTAGATAGTATATCAGCATCTCAATGATggttataaaaattaaattatattttttacgtTGGTTTTTTCgttctttttatttatgaaaataaatcattactattttaattaaaagtaaaatcatcattatatatatatatatatgtgtttagtTTTATAGTTTGTTCCATTTAAACAATAAAGTTctcacaaaaatattaaaaaagacaaattaaaaaatcgaTAAATATTAGGATAGTTCTTGGAGCTAGTTCTTATGTTTTGATGGTTTTCCTTTAATGGCGGCTTTTTTCTAAGCAATAAAGCCAAAAGTGTGCTTACGTACGTTAACATTATCGAAAACACAAATATGGTTGTAGAAATTAACAAATGTGAATTGCTTTGGCCAAAAGCCAATGAACATTACCTTGCAAAAGTAAGGCTTAGTTggattaagtttttttaatatttattatccTATCCATGTTAGTCTTCTTCCATTGAATAAACTAGTACGAAAGTGGGATTTGTAGAAAGAATAATACCACGAACTATAAGTTGATGAGACGTCCTTTTTTATATGGGCTCAttggtatatatatagtttttgagttgatttttttggtttatttttagtttattcatcggttaaaaagttaaaaaatgaatttgatataccaaaatgaaatttaagtttcattagtattttttaatgacttttaaatttttaaataaattttctgCAAATAAATATCTCTCAATCAATAAGTAATTTTACGAAACATATTCTTAAATGacttttttatttgccaaatatAAACAATGGCATGGTTTCGGCCTTTTGGGGAGCCGTGAACCAATACCCAAGCCGTTAAACTTGCGGGCCACATTCGGGTTTATGTGAggaatttttacatttttacggTGCAAATTCAAAGAGATTGAGAgaacaatattttaaaacaaaccttataacacaattaatgaaataaaatttttttaaaattataatactcccttaatatttctaaatgtCTCACTCGATTTTGCGTATATTATCTAAATGCACTAATACAATCCTTATAAATATATGTAGTTATGCATGatcataaaaaaatcaatatttactTAGAGATAATCAAATATGATCTCACTCGATCATGTTGTTTTAATGACTACatagaataaaatatgaattaattaatattaatggaTGAATAATGATAAAAACCATTTTAGACACATGTAGATTAGAAATTGTGGGAGtattaaatttgagtttatTGGTGTTTATTAAGAAATATCTATTAATGTACAtgaaaatacaattttttagaAGTTATTTgctattataaattattttatgtgcattttaattatttttttaattaataaatcgtTTTTGACTTCAAATGCTAATCATCCTACCTCTATTGCATTTGTTTTTGAAAATATCGTGCAACAAGATGTAAAAGTGTGTTCCATGACACGATATAAATATCTTTCATGAGTAAAATATTTAGGGCGATATGAAGAAGTTATGTAATgcatttacatttttatttaaaaaagctCTTGTGTGAGAAAGTGGATAGGGTATATATATTCCTtccgaatcaatttagttgtcccattttcttatttggcaaagtttttttagttgtcccatttctatttttgtcaatctttttttttacccaaatatccttagttcacacaagtaattacgaatatacccccatataccttacttacccaactatccttcactacttacctaccccacaccatccttaataaacgtgcccaagcaaatgggacatctaaattggttaggagggagtataacatATCACAAGGCTAAAATTATATGCTTAAGGCTCAAATTCTAGAGTGCCGGCTACACAATGATACAATTaaataaatctatttttaggagGTCTCTCGATAAGCTAATAACATTTACAATACCGTTGCAATATGGTGATACGGGAAATATATTGTACTATGATGTCCAATCCATGATGAGGGCAATGCAAAAAATGAGAacaactactcttgtgagagaccgtctctcaaagaaacgaGCTCAAAATAAGAACCCCACTTTCTTATTTTCtccttaatttgtattaattgggctatttagcaccatatatctaatgcgtctctcggagaaaccgtctctcacaaaaatttgtgaaatgCGAATTGCATGTGTCTATATTAAAAATCTATGTTACACCAACAGCGTCAAAGACTTGATCCTCCACTCGAGTACAGAAGAATTATAATAGGCCATTGGACTTAGATTTTGTTTCTTAACGGAGCGCATTATCAAGTATTAACTCTTTTTCAACTAAACAGGGGTTTCAAGCTCTGGAAATGGTTCAGATAACTCAAAGAAAATTGTTATGGGGATCGGCATTGGTATTGCTTCTGTGGTAATTCTAGCGGGTTTCGTTGCATTGTTCATATTGAAgcgcaaaagaaaaaaagatcAAACTTTACTTGGAAGATCAATGGACACAAGAGGTATCATTTGGTTCTTACCT of the Amaranthus tricolor cultivar Red isolate AtriRed21 chromosome 6, ASM2621246v1, whole genome shotgun sequence genome contains:
- the LOC130814884 gene encoding receptor-like serine/threonine-protein kinase SD1-8 gives rise to the protein MKFTIFHSFTILIIIIYVIIFPIFFLCFSPVFAAFSDTLSSSQSLTINQTIISASGKFELGFFSKGNPRKYYLGLWYKDIPAERIYVWVANRNSPSWSDSCIFKLGNQSNLVILENGSHIRWISDKSPGRNPVIQLLDSGNLVIREEDDQNPDNYLWQSFNHPTDTLIPGQKLGWNLKTGLNRVLTSWISPDDPGSGNYTFNMDYNGDPEVYMRNGDQIIYRSGPWVGQRFSGVPEMGTGNNGFRFIFNRSKEEVYYTFELPINDQKVKSRLMVSFDGYLQRWTWVPSSSKWILFWYARADDCDSYRVCGSYSICNISSFFDCQCPQGFKPKDSIAWNLRDGSRGCVRKTKLDCGSDGFLKLVNMKLPESNTAFVDDDLDLDQCRDLCKKNCSCTAFANLEVVQGVGNGCVIWADNLNDMRDYVQGGQDLYLRLAESDLGVSSSGNGSDNSKKIVMGIGIGIASVVILAGFVALFILKRKRKKDQTLLGRSMDTRASRAGVTEKSQEILLTGQMISSKRDYSGETKNLDDVELPFFDLHTIAIATNNFDAAYKLGQGGFGRVYKGVLSDGQEIAVKRLSKESGQGVEEFKNEVKLIAKLQHRNLVRLLGCCVEIDEKMLIYEYLRNRSLDAYLFHKERCVVLSWEIRFNIICGIARGLLYLHQDSRYRIVHRDLKASNILLDGDMNPKISDFGMARIFGSDQTEGNTRRVVGTYGYMAPEYAMDGLFSIKSDVFSFGVLVLEILSSTKNRGFYNSDHELNLLGYSWKLWKEGKGTEMLDKSIGELYSIHEVLRCLQVGLLCVQERADDRPTMASVVLMLSSESACLPQPKLPGFCMGWNPNETDSSSSKQDESFTVNQVTVTTLNAR